A section of the Deinococcus sp. KNUC1210 genome encodes:
- a CDS encoding WD40 repeat domain-containing protein codes for MSFARADNQSVTVYTLASGRGRSLPSYADNTTQLAFSPDDRTLLSNGSSTPRLWNLQTWKRLPSVLPSNTGIDVRGVAWQGTNILSATGVGAMTLTPQGKQLTVYALPQPSITAAAFSRDTHLLALAADDGWISLYDLNANQLRWRVDASGVTSLQFSQTGTTLVSGDATSEQLRFWSVKTGQALGPSVVGARDIAGFTKRDAAVVMGGRVVPLAPLLRRHGEVFLGELPGQVYRSSNSETAQLTPGGNSVCETTLVFQSGGAGLRTSSWQLAGLERNNFSFSLPEERRLGAVSADCRVLAVAASELERGQTPKPLAVEVYHPATGKKLQTWPTLGRVKALAVSPDGQQVAYLEEGSTQLVLGNVNSGQRKLWTLPEVVQDLESFPLVFRADGRALLIGIGTTAGTSFTVLNVP; via the coding sequence ATGAGCTTCGCCAGAGCTGACAACCAGTCGGTCACGGTCTACACCCTGGCGAGCGGACGCGGGCGCTCGCTGCCAAGTTACGCCGACAACACGACGCAGCTCGCCTTCAGCCCCGATGACCGAACCCTGCTGTCCAATGGAAGCAGCACGCCTCGCCTGTGGAACCTGCAGACCTGGAAGCGGCTGCCGTCGGTCCTGCCGAGCAATACCGGAATCGATGTACGCGGTGTCGCCTGGCAGGGAACGAACATCCTCAGCGCGACCGGGGTGGGAGCCATGACGCTGACGCCGCAGGGCAAACAGCTCACGGTGTACGCCCTGCCGCAGCCCAGCATCACTGCCGCCGCCTTCAGCCGCGACACGCACCTGCTCGCACTCGCTGCGGACGATGGCTGGATATCCCTGTACGATCTCAACGCGAACCAACTCCGCTGGAGGGTGGACGCGTCCGGTGTGACGAGTCTGCAGTTCAGTCAAACAGGAACCACGCTGGTGAGTGGAGACGCCACGTCGGAACAGCTGCGCTTCTGGAGCGTGAAGACAGGCCAGGCGCTCGGCCCATCGGTGGTGGGGGCCCGTGACATCGCTGGCTTTACCAAGCGGGACGCCGCTGTCGTCATGGGCGGCCGGGTCGTTCCACTGGCACCCCTGTTGCGCCGACACGGAGAGGTGTTTTTAGGAGAGCTTCCTGGGCAGGTGTACCGCAGCTCAAACAGCGAGACAGCGCAGCTGACGCCCGGCGGGAACAGCGTGTGTGAAACGACCCTGGTGTTCCAGAGCGGCGGCGCAGGACTGCGCACCTCGTCCTGGCAGCTCGCTGGATTGGAACGAAACAATTTCAGCTTCAGCCTGCCCGAAGAACGCCGTCTAGGAGCTGTGAGCGCCGACTGCCGCGTGCTGGCGGTCGCTGCCTCCGAGCTGGAACGGGGACAGACTCCGAAGCCGTTGGCCGTGGAGGTCTATCACCCGGCGACCGGCAAGAAGCTGCAGACCTGGCCGACCCTGGGCCGCGTCAAAGCACTGGCCGTGTCACCGGACGGACAGCAGGTCGCCTATCTCGAAGAAGGGAGCACACAACTGGTGCTGGGGAACGTGAACTCTGGGCAGCGGAAACTCTGGACGTTGCCTGAAGTGGTTCAGGATCTGGAGAGCTTTCCCCTAGTCTTTCGGGCGGATGGACGGGCACTGCTGATCGGGATCGGCACCACAGCTGGCACCAGTTTCACAGTCCTGAACGTGCCCTGA
- a CDS encoding GNAT family N-acetyltransferase has translation MSTAPTLTTDRLLLRGHQPNDLDACVALWQDPAVIQYTTGQPLARQDVWTRLLRHPGHWALFGYGYWLVFEQTTGRFVGELGLARFKRTLLDNQPEFDALPEAGWVLMPWAHGRGYAREAMTAVLKWHDQQRIADRSFCIIQPENVPSLRLADLLGYQPQFQLPTLEPRWTILTRTVTS, from the coding sequence ATGTCGACGGCTCCAACCCTGACCACCGACCGCCTGCTCCTGCGCGGCCATCAACCAAATGATCTGGACGCCTGTGTGGCGCTCTGGCAGGACCCGGCGGTGATTCAGTACACCACCGGACAGCCGCTCGCCCGTCAGGACGTCTGGACCCGGCTGCTGCGTCACCCGGGACACTGGGCGCTCTTCGGGTACGGCTACTGGCTCGTCTTCGAACAGACCACTGGGCGCTTCGTCGGGGAACTGGGGCTGGCCCGCTTCAAGCGAACCCTGCTGGACAACCAGCCTGAATTCGATGCCCTGCCAGAGGCCGGTTGGGTGCTGATGCCCTGGGCACACGGGCGAGGGTACGCCCGCGAAGCCATGACCGCAGTGTTGAAATGGCATGATCAGCAGCGGATCGCCGACCGGAGTTTCTGCATCATTCAGCCAGAGAATGTGCCGTCCCTACGACTGGCCGATCTGCTGGGGTATCAGCCTCAGTTCCAGCTGCCAACGCTGGAGCCTCGGTGGACCATCTTGACGCGAACAGTCACTTCGTAA
- a CDS encoding TetR/AcrR family transcriptional regulator, whose product MARWQAGAADRLEQAALDLFLEQGFVETTVPQITTRAGLTTRTFFRHFADKRDVLFRADADVPRFVQRLMAEAPPTLEPMTLISTQLSQFAEQVFATRRDILLLQHRIIETDPSLQDRKRRKMATLREAMMTGFLQRGTPELVATLAADLAISVLGTALERWLAGQSTVPLAAYIAEGLQALDTLTRRKRQEPPIMPPAE is encoded by the coding sequence ATGGCAAGGTGGCAGGCAGGAGCAGCAGACCGATTGGAGCAAGCAGCGCTGGACCTGTTTCTTGAGCAAGGGTTCGTCGAGACGACAGTGCCGCAGATCACCACCCGTGCAGGTCTGACAACCCGTACCTTCTTCCGCCATTTCGCAGACAAGCGCGACGTCCTGTTCCGAGCCGATGCGGACGTTCCTCGCTTTGTCCAGCGTCTGATGGCCGAAGCTCCTCCAACGCTGGAACCGATGACACTGATCTCGACTCAGCTCAGCCAGTTTGCCGAGCAGGTCTTTGCGACACGGCGAGACATCCTGCTCCTCCAGCACCGCATTATCGAGACGGACCCCAGTCTGCAAGACCGCAAGCGGCGCAAGATGGCGACCCTGAGAGAGGCCATGATGACCGGTTTTTTACAGCGGGGCACACCAGAACTTGTCGCCACACTTGCCGCCGACCTCGCCATCTCTGTCTTAGGAACAGCATTGGAACGCTGGCTTGCAGGACAAAGTACCGTTCCGCTGGCTGCCTACATCGCAGAAGGGCTTCAGGCACTGGATACGTTGACCAGACGCAAGCGACAGGAACCACCCATCATGCCGCCAGCTGAGTGA
- a CDS encoding zinc-binding alcohol dehydrogenase family protein, which yields MATPRGAPPMPSNTAAWFIKGHPTLNVAPAPYTQPRTGEIVVHTRAIAINPVDWLIPHIGRFAYPWLKSPAVLGFDLAGEVVEVGPGVTRFHVGDRVLSLAVGTEKTRNTPAEGAFQAYAVVLERLTSPLPDHLSYEQAAVLPLALSTAACGLFQTDQLALQHPSATPVPTGQTLLIWGGSTSVGSNAIQLAVAAGYEVITTASPHNFEYVRTLGASQVFDYRSGTVVPDLIAALQGKTLAGALSIASGSAAACMDVLRACEGRKFLSLASTPISFEPLAQQPHSPLLLPRLMGQMLGATAVLQLKARRAGIRTKSIWGGSLMNDEVGPLVFETFLPSALAERRYVTAPDPEVIGHGLQAIQQGIERQQRGVSARKIVVSH from the coding sequence TTGGCGACGCCCAGAGGAGCTCCCCCTATGCCCAGCAATACTGCCGCCTGGTTTATCAAAGGTCACCCCACACTGAACGTCGCGCCGGCCCCATATACCCAGCCCCGTACAGGCGAAATCGTCGTTCATACCCGTGCCATCGCGATCAATCCGGTGGACTGGCTCATCCCGCACATCGGACGCTTCGCCTACCCCTGGCTCAAATCGCCCGCTGTTCTGGGCTTTGACCTTGCCGGCGAGGTGGTTGAGGTCGGGCCGGGCGTCACCCGGTTCCATGTGGGCGACCGGGTCCTTTCGCTCGCGGTCGGCACCGAGAAGACGCGGAATACTCCCGCAGAAGGCGCTTTCCAGGCATACGCAGTGGTCCTGGAACGTCTGACCTCTCCTCTTCCTGACCACCTGAGCTACGAACAGGCCGCTGTGCTGCCGCTGGCCTTGTCCACCGCGGCGTGTGGTCTGTTTCAAACGGATCAGCTGGCCCTTCAGCACCCATCCGCCACGCCTGTCCCCACCGGACAGACGCTCCTGATCTGGGGCGGTTCAACCAGCGTCGGCAGCAATGCCATTCAGCTTGCTGTCGCCGCAGGGTATGAAGTCATCACGACGGCCTCACCCCACAACTTCGAGTATGTCAGGACGCTCGGAGCCAGTCAGGTCTTCGACTACCGGAGCGGGACGGTCGTACCGGATCTGATCGCAGCACTTCAGGGAAAAACGCTCGCTGGTGCGCTGTCGATCGCCAGTGGGTCTGCTGCAGCCTGCATGGACGTGCTCCGAGCGTGCGAGGGGCGGAAGTTCCTTTCTCTGGCCAGCACGCCCATTTCCTTCGAGCCGCTCGCTCAGCAGCCGCACTCCCCGCTCCTACTGCCACGGCTGATGGGTCAGATGCTGGGGGCGACCGCCGTCCTTCAGCTTAAAGCTCGGCGTGCGGGCATCCGTACGAAGTCCATCTGGGGCGGTTCGCTGATGAACGACGAGGTTGGCCCGTTGGTGTTTGAAACATTCCTCCCATCTGCACTGGCAGAGCGGCGCTACGTCACCGCTCCGGACCCGGAAGTGATCGGACATGGTTTGCAGGCCATTCAGCAGGGTATAGAGAGACAGCAACGCGGAGTCTCAGCCAGGAAGATCGTTGTCTCACACTGA